cctgctcttgcttcagcttcttcttttccaCCGCCGCAGCCTGCAGCTCCTTGCCTTTCCCCCATAGGAACGCGTACAGCCCCACGATGATCAGCAGCGCTCCCACCACCCTGCGCGTGCACATGTATAAACACCACTTAGTAGTTATAAACATGCATGTCATCTCGAGTTTTACCGATCACCTGTCACTAGACTAGCTCAGTTGTCAGATTTGCTACAGTGCAATAGCACCAGGCCTGAAATGAAGGTGCTGGCTCACTCACCCTCCAACGTAGATTTTGGTGCCGAGCAGGAGCGAGTCCATCACCGTGGTGATGATCAGTGACAGTGAGTTGAACATGGAAGGGTAGATTGGCCCGCGACGGCTCACCGCCCATGAGATGAGGACGAAAGTGATGCCCGTGTTCAACACACCCTGATGCATGATGATCCGTCATCAGCAAAAGATACATGTGTAATCCATCACGCTATTGATTATACTAGTTAACTAGTCTGGTTAATTAGTTGTCAGTCAGTATGTATAATTACCGAGTAGACGAACGTCAGAAGCTGCAGGTCCCACTTGAGTCTCCAGTCTGCCCTGTCATGGCTgaggaacacgctgatgatgAAGGCCTGTATGCTTCCTGACAGGCACGTCAGCATCGTCCCCCAGTACCTTGATGGAAACACCTTCCCAAGCCTTGCCTGTCGTCATTGGATGCACCACAATGGAGCCATCAGCCATCACTCGTCACAGAGGGAGATGTGGATTTCAGTTGTTCAAGCAAAGACTAGATTTACCTGTACGATGAACCACAGGGCGTAGCTCAGGCAGCTGCCGCACAGGAACAGTGTGCCGGTGAGCATGTCATGGTGATGGCCACCGCTCGCCGGCGCATCGGCGAGGGAGGTATTCAGCAGGTGCGTAGGCCACAGGTGCACAAGATGGCCTTTGAGCAGGCTAACGATCATCGTCCCGCCCACGCACGTCAGAGCGCCCAGGACCTTCAGCCTGCCAGGCCACTTCCCCAGCGCCACCTTCTCGGCTCTGAATGCATTTACATAAGCATTGTTGGCCCCGGGATCTCCCACACGGGTGAGCCGATCGTTCACCGGCGTTgctgaccacacactatggctagaggtagaagaagggagggagaacagagcgcgtacacacagcacaagcaccagcgttggccggagcggagatggcaaaactgaactcgctcactttactgagttgcagtgcgAAGCTAAATAtccaactctacccatctaattctAATACACCGATATGCcaggctgctacagtgactagatgtgacagcggggctgactttggcgcctgcctcTGCTGCGGCTACAGTGCGGCAAGGGAGCCTTTCGGCGTCTGCTCCTGCAGCAGCTACAGTGCGCAGcagggagccctttcggcgccggcgcctgcccctgccgcgcgtTCACACGGCGGAGAGCAATAGATTACTTTacaagcatcacatcacacgCGCAAATGGGAGACATGCATACCACCAAAGATCCATGTATGCTTTGGTTTGTTTGCGTACCTGACCAAGATGGCGATGACGAAGGTCACGATTGGGATCAGGTTCAGGAAGACGACGGAGTACGCGGCGCTTGTGACCTGCAGGCCGTAGTAGTACAGCCCCATGGCCAACACAACTCTGCGGCATATGTAAGAACAATTTTACTTCCTAGCAGATCATCACGTTATGTATGTACAGATGGATGAAGTAAAGGTTGCCATAACAGTTTCTCTTCTCTTGTATGTATCTAGCATTCGTTGGAAAAAGACAGGGGAGTATGACAGCTGAAATCAGGCTGAGTGCGAGTGCTCACGCAAATGTTGCATTTAAGGAAATCCAACCCAACACAGCCAAGTTCAGTTTCTTCCACATTTCCCTGCAACAGACCAAGATGGAAAGAAATCATGGAAAAGAATCGGAGAAGATCAAATCGATCGTGCTATATCAGGAGTCAGGACATATATCTTTAATCTCATTAAAAACACTGCATATATAGTATAGCCAACAGTTTGTAACTGCTGTTTAACAAGAAGTTCGTAGTACATCGTGATCGTACCAGAACAACAACAACTATG
The nucleotide sequence above comes from Miscanthus floridulus cultivar M001 chromosome 18, ASM1932011v1, whole genome shotgun sequence. Encoded proteins:
- the LOC136522852 gene encoding WAT1-related protein At1g09380-like, which produces MASNGEADRQAPPEEEEIVVEMPVKPAPPPPSVKASPAGAGAGAGTSSWETAALPLSMVVVQAFTVVMLLLSKLALNTGMRPCVLIVYRNLVATAAVAPLAFFFEREMWKKLNLAVLGWISLNATFAVVLAMGLYYYGLQVTSAAYSVVFLNLIPIVTFVIAILVRAEKVALGKWPGRLKVLGALTCVGGTMIVSLLKGHLVHLWPTHLLNTSLADAPASGGHHHDMLTGTLFLCGSCLSYALWFIVQARLGKVFPSRYWGTMLTCLSGSIQAFIISVFLSHDRADWRLKWDLQLLTFVYSGVLNTGITFVLISWAVSRRGPIYPSMFNSLSLIITTVMDSLLLGTKIYVGGVVGALLIIVGLYAFLWGKGKELQAAAVEKKKLKQEQEEEEQRRGESEMT